From one Lotus japonicus ecotype B-129 chromosome 3, LjGifu_v1.2 genomic stretch:
- the LOC130746618 gene encoding gibberellin 20 oxidase 1-D-like: MAMLLAPRNTIENIDMDVQKLSSDTSFQSYQSKIPSQFIWPDHEKPCLKPPELEVPTIDLRAFLSGNPQALSTVCSKVNEACKKHGFFQVVNHGVDAKLIAQAHKLIDDFFGMQLSQKQRAQRKIGEHCGYANSFIGRFSSKLPWKETLSFRYSADKSRKTVEEYFVNVMGDDFRQFGSVYQDYCEAMSNLSLEIMELLGTSLGVGREHFRDLFEGHDSVMRLNYYPPCQNPELALGTGPHCDPTSLTILHQDQVKGLQVFVDGSWHSVTPKEDAFVVNIGDTFMALSNGIFKSCLHRAVVNSKVVRKSLAFFLCPSADKVITPPKELVNRENQRIYPEFTWPSLLEFTQKHYRADTRTLDAFSRWLQEKKQLTSITMS, from the exons ATGGCAATGCTTCTTGCACCTCGAAATACCATAGAAAATATTGACATGGATGTTCAGAAACTGAGTTCTGATACATCTTTTCAGTCATACCAATCTAAAATACCCTCCCAATTCATATGGCCTGACCATGAAAAGCCATGCCTAAAACCACCAGAGCTCGAAGTTCCAACTATTGATTTGCGGGCCTTTCTCTCTGGAAACCCACAAGCCTTGTCAACTGTTTGTTCAAAAGTGAATGAGGCATGCAAGAAGCATGGTTTCTTTCAGGTTGTTAACCATGGAGTTGATGCAAAGCTCATAGCTCAAGCTCATAAGCTCATAGATGATTTCTTCGGCATGCAACTCTCACAGAAGCAGAGGGCTCAGAGAAAGATTGGAGAACATTGTGGGTATGCTAATAGCTTCATTGGAAGATTCTCCTCCAAACTTCCTTGGAAGGAAACACTTTCTTTCCGTTACTCTGCTGATAAGTCCAGAAAAACAGTGGAGGAGTATTTTGTCAATGTCATGGGGGATGATTTCAGGCAATTTGG GAGTGTGTACCAAGACTACTGTGAAGCAATGAGCAATCTCTCCCTTGAGATCATGGAGCTTCTTGGGACGAGCCTAGGAGTTGGCAGGGAACATTTCAGAGATCTCTTTGAAGGACATGACTCCGTAATGAGACTGAACTACTACCCACCATGTCAAAACCCTGAGTTAGCTTTAGGGACTGGGCCTCATTGTGACCCTACCTCCCTAACCATTCTCCACCAAGATCAAGTTAAGGGTCTCCAAGTTTTTGTGGATGGAAGTTGGCACTCCGTTACTCCCAAAGAAGATGCGTTCGTTGTCAACATTGGTGACACATTTATG GCTCTATCAAATGGGATTTTCAAGAGTTGCTTGCATAGAGCAGTTGTGAATAGCAAAGTTGTGAGAAAATCACTTGCTTTCTTTCTATGTCCAAGTGCAGACAAAGTGATCACACCTCCAAAAGAACTGGTTAACAGGGAGAATCAGAGAATATATCCTGAGTTCACATGGCCAAGTCTCCTTGAATTTACACAGAAGCATTACAGGGCTGACACAAGAACCCTTGATGCTTTCTCAAGGTGGCTACAAGAGAAAAAACAACTAACAAGCATTACTATGTCTTAA